The Mycolicibacterium insubricum DNA segment TGGACCCCTCGCTCAAGAGCCCGGGAGCCAGCGCGGTGATCTACGGCGGCGTCGACGCCGCGGGCATCGTGTTCGACGGGGTCGACGAGGCGCTGCAGATCCCGCGCACCGACGTGCGGATCTTCAACAAGCCGGAGAGTTTCGTCAACCGCCGGATGGGGGTGGCCTTGGCCCGCGACGAGGACATCGCCGTCGCCCGGGCCAACGCCGCGGAAGCGGCGACCCGGGTCAAACCGCGGGCGCTGTAGCGGGAAGCAGTACCGAAACATCACCGCACAGCGCCTTCGTGTGGATAATCCGCGCGAAGGCGCTCACCGGTAACACTTTTGTACCGACGACCGCAACGAAAAAGCCCGGCTCCACCTGGCTTTCGCCAGGGGTGCCGGGCTCATTCGCGTCCGGGTCAGTTGCGGTTGAAGTAGCTCAGCAGCCGCAGGATCTCGATGTACAGCCAGACCAGGGTCACGGTCAGGCCCAGGGCGATGCCCCAGGCCGCCTTGGCCGGCGCGCCGGCGCGGATGGCCTGGTCGGCGGCGTCGAAGTCGATCAGGAAACTGAACGCCGCGATGCCGATGCACACCAGCGAGAAGATGATGGCGACCGGACCACCAGCGCGCAGGCCCAGGCCCTCGCCTCCGTTGACGCCGAACAGCGCCAGCACGAAGTTGCCGAGCGCCAGGAACAGCACGCCGAACAGGCTGGCGACGACCATGCGGGTGAACTTCGGGGTGACCCGAATGGCACCGGTCTTGTAGACCACCAGCATGCCGAAGAACACCCCGATGGTTCCGAGGACGGCCTGGCTGATCAGCGTGCCTGCGCTGACACCGGAGACCATGAAGTTGGCGAAAATGAACGAGATCGAGCCGACGAACAGGCCCTCGAGCGCCGCGTAGCTCAGCACGATCGCCGGGTTGTCCTGCTTGCGCCCGAAGGACGCGATCATTACCAGCGCCAGACCGCCGAGGCCGCCGATCAGTGCCAGCGGACTGGCAAGTGCGACGTTCGTATCGACGAGCAGGTAGCTGATGACCGCGAAGATGGTCACCAGGCCCAGCGTCATGCCGGTCTTGGTGACGACGTCGTCAATGGTCAGCGGGCGGGTGTCGGACCGCTGGTCGAGGTAGGGCTGGGCATCGCGCTGATGCACCTGCTGGGTGGCCGCACCGGCGACGCCGGTACCGAACGTGGCGTATCCGCCCTGCCCCTTGGGCAGGTTACGGAGTACCGGGTTGCTGGTCTCGCGCACCGTCGGATTCCTCTCCTGATGTCGGGCCCCACGCCGGGGCCCGGTGCCTGGTCTCAGGTCACGATCACCCGGACAACGACTGCCGACCGGATTCGGTTCCCCGAGGTTCCAAGTAACTTCACAGGCAAGCCTACCGGGCGGACCCCGGGCTCGGCGCTCCAATGCCGCGCCGCATAATTAGTTGGACATCCAAGCTTCCGGGTATATCCAAACTTCCAGGCGCAGACAGGACCCCACCGTGACGGACGACCTCCTCACCCGCGTCGACAACGGCGTCGGCATCGCGACCCTCAACCGGCCCAAGGCGATCAACTCGCTCAACCAGGCGATGGTCGACGCGCTCGCCGAGGTGCTGCCCGTCTGGGCCGCCGACGACGCCATCCGCGCCGTCGTCCTCGACGGGGCCGGGGAACGCGGCCTGTGCGCCGGCGGGGACGTCGTCGCGATCTACCACAGCGCCCGCGCCGGGGGCGCCGAGGCGCGCAAGTTCTGGTTCGACGAGTACCGGGTGAACGCCCTGATCGGAGCCTTCGGCAAGCCGTACGTGTCACTGATGGACGGCATCGTGATGGGCGGCGGCGTCGGCGTCGGCGCGCACGGCAATGTCCGCGTCGTCACCGAAACCACCAAGATGGCCATGCCCGAGGTCGGCATCGGGTTCATCCCCGACGTCGGCGGCACCTATCTGCTGTCCCGCGCTCCCGGGCGCATCGGCCTGCACGCCGCGCTGACCGGCTCCCCCTTTTCCGGCGCCGACGCCATCGCGCTGGGCTTCGCCGACCACTTCGTCCCGCACGACAAGCTGGCCGAGTTCACCGCCGACATCATCGCCACCGACGTCCCGACGGCCCTGGGCCGGCACGCCGTAGAACCGCCCCCCTCGGCGCTGGCCGCCCAGCGCGGCTGGATCGACGAGTGCTTCGCCGCACCGACGGTCGCCGGGATCATCGCCGCACTGCGCGCCCACGACGCCCCCGAGGCGCACGCCGCGGCCGACGTGATCCAGACCCGCTCGCCGATCGCACTGACCGTCACGCTGGAGGCGGTGCGCCGCGCGGGTGAGCTGGCTACCCTGGCCGACGTGCTGGTGCAGGAATTCCGCGTCTCCTGCGCCTCGCTGCGCAGCCACGACCTGGTCGAGGGCATCCGCGCCCAGCTCGTCGACAAGGACCGCAACCCGCAGTGGTCGCCGGCCGATCTGGCCGCGGTCACCACCGCCGACGTCGACGCCTACTTCGTCGACGCCGACCCCGATCTCACCTTCTGACCCACCCGCAACCCCTCCAGGAGCAGCCATGACCGAATACGACACCATCCTCGTCGCCCGGGAGGGCCGCGTCGGCCAGATCACCCTGAACCGGCCCCAAGCCCTCAACGCACTCAACAGCCAGGTGATGCACGAGGTCACCGCCGCGGCGAAGGAGTTCGACAACGACCCGGAGATCGGCGCGATCCTGCTGACCGGCTCGGAGAAGGCGTTCGCCGCCGGCGCCGACATCAAGGAGATGGCCGAGCTGAACTTCGCCGACGTCTACGACGCCGACTTCTTCGCGACCTGGGCGCAGTTCGCCGCCACCCGCACCCCGACCATCGCCGCGGTCGCCGGCTACGCCCTGGGCGGGGGCTGCGAGCTGGCGATGATGTGCGACATCCTGATCGCCGCCGAGAACGCGAAGTTCGGCCAGCCGGAGATCAAGCTGGGCGTGCTGCCCGGCATGGGCGGCAGCCAGCGGCTGACCCGCGCCATCGGCAAGGCCAAGGCGATGGACCTGATCCTGACCGGCCGCAACATGGAGGCCGCGGAGGCCGAACGCTGCGGGCTGGTGTCCCGGGTGGTGCCGACGGCGGATCTGCTCAGCGACGCGATGGCCGTCGCGCAGACCGTGGCGGGGATGTCCCGGTCGGCGGCGCGGATGGCCAAGGAGGCCGTCAACCGGTCGTTCGAGACCAGCCTGACCGAGGGTTTGCTGTTCGAGCGGCGGGTGTTCCACTCGGCGTTTGCCACCGCGGACCAGAAGGAAGGCATGGCCGCGTTCGCCGCCAAGCGGGCACCGGAGTTCCGGCACCGCTAGCCTGTCCGGGTGACGGAAACCGAACCCGACGGGAAGGTCCCCGAGACCTCGCCGACCGATTCCGCGGCCGAAGCAGCACCCGCCGAGCAGAACGACGAGCCCGCCGGCCCGCCAGACACCTCCGGCAAGGCCCAGGGAAAACCCGCGAAACTGCTGCGTGAGGGCGCCACCGCGCTGACCGAGGGTGCGGTCGCGCTCGGCGAGGGTGCCGTCGCACTCGGTGAGACCGCGGCCGAGACCGCGGTGGTGGCCACCGACGACGTGGTCCGCTGGTGGGCCAAGCGCTACACCTTCTTCGGGACCACCGTGGGCCTGGTGTTCGTCTACTTGTCGCTGACCCCGTCGCTGCTGCCCCGCGGACCGCTGTTCCAGGGCCTGGTCAGCGGCGCCTCCGGGTCGATCGGTTACATGCTGGGCGTCTTCGGTGTCTGGCTGGTCCGCTTCATGCGCAGTCAGGATTCCAGCCCGCGCGCGCCGCGTTGGGCTTGGCTGACACTGCTGGGCGTGGGTCTGCTCGGCATGATCGGCATGCAGTTCCTGTTCGCGGCATGGCAGGACGACGTCCGCAACCTGATGGGCGTCGATCATCTGCGCTGGTACAACTACCCGCAGGCCGCCGTGATCAGCATCATCGTGCTGTTCCTGTTCGTCGAGCTCGGCCAGGCCGTCCGCAAGGGCGTGCTGTTCCTGGTCCACCAGCTCAACCGGGTCGCCCCGCCGCGTATCTCGGCGGTGGTATCCGTCGGCCTGGTGGTGTTCCTGACCGTCGCCCTGGCCAACGGCGTGATGTCGCGGGCCGTGGTGCCCTGGATGAACAGCACCTTCGATTCGGTCAACAACGAGCAGCTCGCCGACCGGCCCGCACCCACCACCGCCCTGCGATCCGGCGGCCCCGGCTCACTGGTGTCCTGGGACTCCCTCGGCCGGCAGGGCCGGATCTTCGTGGCCGGCGGACCGACCGTCGCCGAGCTCA contains these protein-coding regions:
- a CDS encoding Bax inhibitor-1/YccA family protein; this encodes MRETSNPVLRNLPKGQGGYATFGTGVAGAATQQVHQRDAQPYLDQRSDTRPLTIDDVVTKTGMTLGLVTIFAVISYLLVDTNVALASPLALIGGLGGLALVMIASFGRKQDNPAIVLSYAALEGLFVGSISFIFANFMVSGVSAGTLISQAVLGTIGVFFGMLVVYKTGAIRVTPKFTRMVVASLFGVLFLALGNFVLALFGVNGGEGLGLRAGGPVAIIFSLVCIGIAAFSFLIDFDAADQAIRAGAPAKAAWGIALGLTVTLVWLYIEILRLLSYFNRN
- a CDS encoding enoyl-CoA hydratase/isomerase family protein, translated to MTDDLLTRVDNGVGIATLNRPKAINSLNQAMVDALAEVLPVWAADDAIRAVVLDGAGERGLCAGGDVVAIYHSARAGGAEARKFWFDEYRVNALIGAFGKPYVSLMDGIVMGGGVGVGAHGNVRVVTETTKMAMPEVGIGFIPDVGGTYLLSRAPGRIGLHAALTGSPFSGADAIALGFADHFVPHDKLAEFTADIIATDVPTALGRHAVEPPPSALAAQRGWIDECFAAPTVAGIIAALRAHDAPEAHAAADVIQTRSPIALTVTLEAVRRAGELATLADVLVQEFRVSCASLRSHDLVEGIRAQLVDKDRNPQWSPADLAAVTTADVDAYFVDADPDLTF
- a CDS encoding enoyl-CoA hydratase — its product is MTEYDTILVAREGRVGQITLNRPQALNALNSQVMHEVTAAAKEFDNDPEIGAILLTGSEKAFAAGADIKEMAELNFADVYDADFFATWAQFAATRTPTIAAVAGYALGGGCELAMMCDILIAAENAKFGQPEIKLGVLPGMGGSQRLTRAIGKAKAMDLILTGRNMEAAEAERCGLVSRVVPTADLLSDAMAVAQTVAGMSRSAARMAKEAVNRSFETSLTEGLLFERRVFHSAFATADQKEGMAAFAAKRAPEFRHR